The following proteins are encoded in a genomic region of Nonomuraea muscovyensis:
- a CDS encoding carbon-nitrogen hydrolase family protein: protein MTEGRAVRILLVRPSHWSPDGHANFDAVEAACAARPPRTGRDDVVLLPELVGGRLSRPDYLARLRALAAGTGSTVVGGSHYDETGAATVNRGAVVDPAGTLLAEYGKRHPYGVEHRAGVRPGSAGDGFELGGRRLHVLICADLWYSADLVRRRAAPIDVLLVPAFSVTQWPAPDPARLLWRHMSVARAYEFMMYVAVSDWHHEAAYDGQRCAGVTGVADPCPSVPGDYFTAGPQAPLWVRDLDFDRLDAFRADRTRRGFTHDRPP from the coding sequence GTGACGGAAGGACGCGCGGTGCGGATCCTGCTGGTACGCCCCTCTCACTGGTCCCCCGACGGGCACGCCAACTTCGACGCCGTCGAGGCGGCCTGCGCGGCGCGGCCCCCGCGCACCGGGCGCGACGACGTCGTCCTGCTGCCCGAACTCGTGGGCGGGCGGCTGTCGCGTCCCGACTACCTGGCCAGGCTCCGCGCTCTGGCCGCCGGCACGGGCTCGACCGTGGTCGGCGGATCCCACTACGACGAGACCGGGGCGGCGACGGTCAACCGGGGCGCGGTGGTCGACCCGGCCGGCACGCTACTGGCCGAGTACGGCAAGCGGCATCCGTACGGCGTCGAGCACCGCGCCGGCGTGCGGCCCGGAAGCGCGGGGGACGGCTTCGAGCTGGGCGGCCGGCGGTTACACGTGCTGATCTGCGCCGACCTGTGGTACTCCGCCGACCTGGTCCGGCGGCGGGCGGCGCCCATCGACGTGCTGCTCGTGCCCGCCTTCTCGGTCACCCAGTGGCCCGCCCCGGACCCGGCTCGCCTGCTGTGGCGGCACATGAGCGTCGCGCGGGCGTACGAGTTCATGATGTACGTGGCGGTGAGCGACTGGCACCACGAGGCCGCCTACGACGGGCAGCGCTGCGCCGGTGTCACCGGCGTCGCCGACCCCTGCCCCAGCGTGCCGGGCGACTACTTCACCGCCGGCCCCCAGGCGCCGCTGTGGGTGCGCGACCTCGACTTCGACCGGCTCGACGCCTTCCGCGCCGACCGGACCCGGCGCGGCTTCACCCACGACCGGCCACCGTAA
- a CDS encoding MFS transporter, which translates to MRDDRAGTAVREPTARAPERERCGWAPVAALAMGTFAIGTDMFVVAGILGDIAADLGVTTGAAGVVVTVFALAYAIGTVLLGALLGSWPPRRVLVGSAALFGLLAVLSAAAPALPALLAARVLGALAASVYVPAAGAAAVAAVPAGRRGRALGVVLAGTSAAMVAGAPLGVLLASALSWRAAFGLVGVLAAVTVAGLLRTRAGAGPLARATVGERLRPLRSPAFAGALGVTFLVMTASFGMYTYLPLLLPATGPAGIGLFVGAFGAGGLVGSWWGGAAADRGGGRTGERGGPGGRGGVVAAVGLLGAGFVALPHLATTVAGALAVMAGWGVAAWAFVPAQQHRLLALAAEPGPLPLALNSSAVQLGAAAGALSGGVVVDTAGAGRLWPLAVACCGAGLAVHAFLARDTNRPGHEQAGHEQAGHEQAGHEQAGHEQEGRER; encoded by the coding sequence ATGCGCGATGACAGGGCCGGCACGGCGGTCCGGGAGCCGACCGCCCGCGCGCCGGAACGGGAGCGGTGCGGGTGGGCGCCGGTGGCGGCGCTGGCGATGGGCACGTTCGCGATCGGCACCGACATGTTCGTCGTCGCCGGGATACTCGGCGACATCGCGGCCGACCTCGGGGTCACGACCGGCGCCGCCGGGGTGGTGGTGACGGTGTTCGCGCTGGCGTACGCGATCGGCACGGTGCTGCTCGGCGCGCTGCTCGGGTCGTGGCCGCCGCGGCGGGTGCTGGTCGGCTCGGCGGCGCTGTTCGGGCTGCTGGCCGTGCTGTCGGCCGCCGCCCCGGCGCTGCCCGCCCTGCTGGCCGCCCGGGTGCTGGGTGCGCTCGCCGCGTCGGTGTACGTGCCCGCGGCCGGCGCGGCCGCCGTCGCCGCCGTGCCCGCCGGCCGTCGCGGGCGGGCACTGGGCGTGGTCCTGGCGGGTACGTCGGCCGCCATGGTGGCGGGCGCTCCGCTGGGGGTGCTGCTGGCCTCGGCGCTGTCGTGGCGTGCCGCGTTCGGGCTGGTCGGCGTGCTCGCGGCGGTCACCGTCGCCGGGCTGCTCCGTACCCGGGCCGGGGCCGGGCCGCTCGCGCGCGCGACGGTGGGCGAGCGGCTGCGCCCGCTGCGCTCCCCCGCCTTCGCCGGGGCGCTCGGTGTGACGTTCCTGGTGATGACCGCCTCGTTCGGCATGTACACCTATCTGCCGCTGCTCCTGCCCGCAACCGGACCGGCCGGGATCGGCCTGTTCGTCGGGGCGTTCGGGGCCGGGGGCCTGGTGGGCTCCTGGTGGGGCGGGGCCGCGGCCGACCGCGGTGGAGGCCGGACCGGCGAGCGCGGAGGACCCGGTGGGCGCGGTGGGGTCGTGGCGGCGGTGGGCCTGCTGGGCGCCGGTTTCGTGGCGCTCCCGCACCTGGCGACGACGGTGGCCGGGGCGCTCGCGGTCATGGCCGGGTGGGGCGTGGCGGCCTGGGCGTTCGTGCCCGCGCAGCAGCACCGGCTGCTCGCGCTGGCCGCGGAGCCGGGCCCGTTGCCGCTGGCCCTGAACAGCTCCGCGGTCCAGCTCGGGGCGGCGGCCGGCGCGCTGTCCGGCGGGGTCGTGGTCGACACCGCCGGAGCCGGCCGGCTGTGGCCGCTCGCCGTCGCGTGCTGCGGCGCCGGGCTGGCCGTACACGCGTTCCTCGCCCGAGACACGAACAGACCGGGACACGAACAGGCCGGACACGAACAGGCCGGACACGAGCAGGCCGGACACGAGCAGGCCGGACACGAACAGGAGGGCCGGGAGAGATGA
- a CDS encoding BTAD domain-containing putative transcriptional regulator, producing the protein MAANRPPPVRVEVLGPLRLSVDGTPVDVPGPKRRAVLALLALAEGRIVTVDRLVDALWPSEVPESGRQALHNHVSRLRGHLGPAADRLARRPDGYRLDLGRDELDVARARALLATARTTARRDPAGAFALLEEAHGLWRGPVLAGLTEVEPIAAAVEEYAQLHREVTDALVAAAVDAGQAERVLSCAAASAAADPLREPAVLLLMRALAATGQAPEALRVARGYRRRLVDETGLDPSPALGELEHEILDGTAAPQPTPSREPTSREPTSRARAGPEARGGPATRLIGREQEVADLHRLLATERLVTLAGPGGVGKTRVALEVARQSGAAVLPLAPVTDPAAIPHALAAALNLRVTHGDVLSACVALLGDQPGLLVIDNCEHLLDGVRDLAGVILSCCPRISVLATSREPLGLAAEHVSRLAPLPLPHSGEDPTRVPSVALFLDRARRVRPGPPPTPAELRTVADIVRRLDGMPLAIELAAGRLSTFSLTDLCGRLDRSLDLLGGGTPSADTRHRTLRATIEWSYRLLDEDERRLFRHLSVFPDGVDLDTAERLAAGLGLRSDPGSALARLVDTSMIDARFEGGTRYRMLETLRAFGLDRLAAAGEDEAAAECVLRWAVELAGWINAAMATEREPEADAVLRRELPNLRAAWRLARRREEPDDAVAMVVALYEAIAYRDLVELRDWAEELAGDPALAAHPGAPAVLGAAAEAVYHRGDYRRADRLARAGLAKAAGGPGSWHCLSVLSVADLARGAYGDVVEHSLAAADLAGPHRENLGIAALATAYAGDFGQARRLNDRGLAAAVSPTMRSWGAYVAGEIENAAGHSEPAERHYLRAIDLARVSGATFLVGVATVGLLTVRATAGRVPEALGGYRDVIDYFARNGNWTHLWVTLRNLAGLLRRLGDDGPAALIDAAAGQAPDAPAVNPAHDVAPRPHPATPVPGRAAVLDVARQAIERNLSGS; encoded by the coding sequence ATGGCAGCCAACCGACCGCCGCCGGTCCGGGTCGAGGTGCTCGGGCCGCTGCGGCTGTCCGTCGACGGCACGCCGGTGGACGTACCAGGTCCGAAGCGGCGTGCGGTCCTCGCGCTGCTCGCGCTCGCCGAGGGCCGGATCGTGACGGTGGACCGGCTCGTGGACGCGCTGTGGCCGTCGGAGGTGCCGGAGTCGGGGCGTCAGGCCCTGCACAACCACGTGTCACGGCTGCGCGGGCACCTCGGACCGGCGGCGGACCGGCTGGCGCGGCGGCCCGACGGCTACCGGCTAGACCTGGGACGCGACGAGCTCGACGTGGCGCGGGCGCGGGCGTTGCTCGCCACGGCGCGCACGACGGCGCGGCGGGACCCGGCCGGCGCGTTCGCCCTGCTGGAGGAGGCGCACGGGCTGTGGCGGGGGCCGGTGCTGGCGGGCCTCACCGAGGTCGAGCCGATCGCCGCCGCGGTGGAGGAGTACGCGCAGTTGCACCGGGAGGTGACCGACGCGCTGGTGGCGGCCGCCGTCGACGCGGGACAGGCCGAGCGGGTGCTGAGCTGCGCGGCCGCGTCGGCGGCCGCCGATCCGCTGCGGGAGCCCGCGGTCCTGCTGCTCATGCGGGCGCTGGCGGCCACCGGGCAGGCGCCCGAGGCGCTGCGCGTCGCCCGCGGGTACCGGCGGCGGCTGGTGGACGAGACCGGCCTCGACCCGTCACCCGCCCTGGGAGAGCTCGAACACGAGATCCTCGACGGAACCGCCGCGCCGCAGCCCACCCCATCCCGAGAGCCCACCTCCCGAGAGCCCACGTCCCGAGCGCGTGCCGGGCCCGAAGCGCGCGGGGGGCCGGCGACGCGGCTGATCGGGCGCGAACAGGAGGTCGCGGACCTGCACCGGCTGCTGGCCACCGAACGGCTGGTCACGCTCGCCGGGCCGGGCGGCGTCGGCAAGACCCGGGTCGCCCTGGAGGTCGCCCGGCAGAGCGGCGCGGCGGTGCTGCCGCTCGCGCCGGTCACCGACCCCGCCGCCATCCCCCACGCGCTGGCCGCGGCCCTGAACCTGAGGGTCACGCACGGCGACGTCCTGTCCGCCTGCGTCGCCCTGCTGGGCGACCAGCCCGGCCTGCTGGTGATCGACAACTGCGAGCACCTGCTCGACGGCGTCCGCGACCTGGCAGGGGTGATCCTCTCCTGCTGCCCCCGCATCTCCGTGCTGGCCACCAGCCGCGAACCTCTGGGCCTCGCGGCCGAACACGTCTCACGGCTGGCCCCGCTCCCGCTGCCGCACTCCGGCGAGGACCCCACGCGGGTCCCGTCCGTGGCGCTCTTCCTCGACCGGGCCCGCCGGGTACGCCCCGGCCCGCCCCCGACACCGGCCGAGCTGCGCACGGTCGCCGACATCGTGCGCCGTCTCGACGGGATGCCGCTGGCCATCGAGCTCGCCGCCGGCCGGCTGTCCACGTTCTCGCTGACGGACCTGTGCGGCCGCCTCGACCGCTCGCTCGACCTGCTCGGCGGCGGCACGCCGAGCGCCGACACCCGGCACCGGACGCTGCGCGCGACGATCGAGTGGTCGTACCGGCTGCTCGACGAGGACGAACGGCGGCTGTTCCGGCACCTGTCGGTCTTCCCCGACGGCGTCGACCTCGACACCGCCGAACGGCTCGCGGCCGGCCTGGGCCTGCGGAGCGACCCCGGCAGCGCGCTGGCCCGGCTCGTCGACACCTCCATGATCGACGCCCGGTTCGAGGGCGGCACCCGCTACCGCATGCTGGAGACGCTGCGGGCGTTCGGGCTGGACCGGCTGGCGGCGGCGGGCGAGGACGAGGCCGCGGCCGAGTGCGTGCTGCGGTGGGCCGTCGAGCTGGCCGGCTGGATCAACGCCGCCATGGCCACCGAACGGGAGCCGGAGGCCGACGCCGTGCTGCGCCGCGAGCTGCCGAACCTGCGAGCCGCCTGGCGCCTGGCCCGCCGCAGGGAGGAGCCGGACGACGCCGTGGCGATGGTCGTGGCGCTGTACGAGGCGATCGCCTACCGCGACCTGGTGGAGCTCCGCGACTGGGCCGAGGAACTGGCCGGCGACCCGGCGCTGGCCGCCCACCCGGGCGCGCCCGCCGTGCTCGGAGCGGCGGCGGAGGCCGTCTACCACCGCGGCGACTACCGCCGCGCCGACCGGCTCGCCCGCGCCGGGCTGGCCAAGGCGGCCGGCGGGCCCGGTTCGTGGCACTGCCTGTCGGTGCTGTCGGTGGCCGACCTGGCCCGCGGCGCCTACGGCGACGTCGTCGAGCACTCCCTGGCCGCGGCCGACCTGGCCGGCCCGCACCGGGAGAACCTCGGCATCGCGGCCCTCGCGACGGCGTACGCGGGCGACTTCGGCCAGGCGCGCAGGCTGAACGACCGGGGACTGGCCGCCGCTGTGTCGCCCACGATGCGCTCGTGGGGCGCCTACGTCGCCGGGGAGATCGAGAACGCCGCCGGCCACAGCGAACCCGCCGAGCGGCACTACCTGCGCGCCATCGACCTGGCCCGCGTCTCGGGCGCGACCTTCCTCGTCGGCGTCGCGACCGTCGGCCTGCTCACGGTGCGCGCCACCGCCGGCCGCGTCCCCGAGGCGCTCGGCGGCTACCGCGACGTCATCGACTACTTCGCCCGCAACGGCAACTGGACCCACCTGTGGGTCACCCTGCGCAACCTCGCCGGCCTGCTGCGCCGGCTCGGCGACGACGGACCGGCGGCGCTGATCGACGCCGCGGCCGGTCAGGCTCCCGACGCTCCCGCGGTGAACCCCGCCCACGACGTCGCGCCGCGCCCGCACCCGGCGACGCCCGTTCCCGGCCGGGCCGCCGTCCTCGACGTCGCCCGGCAGGCGATCGAGCGGAACCTGTCCGGCTCATGA
- a CDS encoding PIG-L deacetylase family protein, with product MTESESDVAELGTILGVWAHPDDEAYLSGGLMAMARDHGSRVVCVTATRGELGTPHPEEWPPDRLAAARAGELARCLEILGVDEHHWLGYRDGGCAAAPAPAAVARLCDVIERVRPDTVLTFGPDGITGHPDHQAVSAWTTAAFESSAPPGARLLYATFAERRTSSWGALNDSLGIFPPGYPIMTPGHRLAVDLVLDARTAARKVRALAAQETQTRELIAVMGVGRFTAWVGDESFAERPVPVPDPRR from the coding sequence ATGACCGAGTCCGAGTCCGACGTCGCCGAGCTGGGCACCATCCTGGGCGTCTGGGCCCACCCGGACGACGAGGCGTACCTGTCCGGCGGGCTGATGGCGATGGCCCGCGACCACGGGTCGCGGGTGGTGTGCGTGACCGCGACCCGCGGCGAGCTCGGCACACCCCACCCCGAGGAGTGGCCGCCGGACCGGCTGGCCGCCGCACGCGCCGGGGAGCTGGCGCGCTGCCTGGAGATCCTCGGGGTGGACGAGCATCACTGGCTCGGCTACCGGGACGGCGGGTGCGCGGCCGCGCCGGCGCCCGCCGCGGTCGCGCGGCTGTGCGACGTCATCGAACGGGTCCGCCCGGACACCGTGCTGACCTTCGGCCCGGACGGCATCACCGGCCACCCGGACCATCAGGCCGTCTCGGCCTGGACGACCGCGGCGTTCGAAAGTTCCGCCCCGCCCGGGGCACGGCTGCTGTACGCGACCTTCGCGGAACGGCGGACCTCGTCCTGGGGAGCGCTCAACGACAGCCTCGGCATCTTCCCGCCGGGATACCCGATCATGACGCCAGGCCACCGGCTGGCGGTCGACCTCGTGCTGGACGCCCGTACCGCGGCGCGCAAGGTGCGTGCCCTGGCGGCGCAGGAGACCCAGACGCGCGAGCTCATCGCGGTCATGGGCGTCGGCCGGTTCACGGCGTGGGTCGGCGACGAGTCGTTCGCCGAACGGCCGGTGCCCGTACCCGATCCACGCCGGTGA